The nucleotide sequence TCGGATAGGGATGCGGACCAGCCACCGTGCCGATGCAATAAAACGTGTCGGCGACATTGGTTACCCAGTCGCGCATCGCTTCGTTCATCGCATCCTTCAGCGTGCGCGCACCGACCTGCACCGGCACGACCTTCGCGCCCAGCATTTCCATGCGGATCACGTTCGGCTGCTGCCGCTCGACGTCGACCGCGCCCATGTAGACGATGCATTCGAGCCCGAAGCGCGCGCACAGCGTGGCGGTTGCGACGCCGTGCTGACCCGCGCCGGTTTCCGCGATGATGCGCTTCTTGCCCATGCGCCGCGCGACCATGATCTGGCCGAGCACGTTGTTGACCTTGTGCGAGCCGGTGTGATTCAGCTCTTCGCGCTTGAAGTAGATCTTCGCGCCGCCGAGATGTTCCGTCAGGCGTTCTGCGAAATACAACGGCGACGGCCGGCCGACGTAATCCTTCAGGTAGCCGTTCATTTCCTTCTGAAACGACGGATCGGCCTTGGCATCCGCATAGGCTTTTTCCAGATCGAGGATCAGCGGCATCAGCGTTTCGGCGACGTAGCGTCCGCCGAAAATACCGAAGTGCCCGCGCTCATCAGGGCCGGTACGGAAGGAGTTGGGGAGAGGCAAGTTCATACGCTGCTCGCAATCTTCGAAGAGGCCGTCGCACCCGCCGCTTCGCGCGCGGCGCGAATGAAGGTGCGGATCATCTCGGGATCTTTCACGCCCGGCGCGCTTTCCACGCCGGACGACACATCGACACCGCCGGCACGGGTCACGCGGATGGCCTCGGCGATGTTGCCGGCATTGAGACCGCCGCCGACCATGAACGGGATCGTCAGCTTGATGTTTTCAAGCAAGTGCCAGTCGAACGGCACACCCAGACCGCCAGGACGGGTGGCGTCCTTCGGCGCGCGCGCATCGAACAGGATGCGGTCGGCCACCGCCGCGTAGCCGGGAAGGCCGGCCAGATCGGCGGCTGTCGCCACCGACAGCACCTTCATCACCGGCAATCCGAATTTCTGCTTGATGTCGCGCACCCGCGCGACACTTTCCGAGCCATGAAGCTGCAGCAATCCCGGCTGCACGGCGTCGATGCAGTTCTCAAGCGTGGCGTCGTCGGCATCGACCGTCAACACCACCTTGATGGCGCGACCTTTCACCAGCCCGCCAAGTTCGCGGGCGGTGCCGAGCGTGACGTGGCGGGGCGAGGCCTCGAAAAACACGAAGCCCACCATGTCGGCACCAGCATCCAGCGCGACCTCAAGGGTCTCGCGCGTGGACAGGCCGCAAATTTTTACCGCAAGTGCCATGGTCTCAGGGCTGGTTCCGCCACAGGCCGGAGTTCGAAGCGTCAGGCCGCAGGCTTTGGGGTGATCGGCGGGTTCTACAACGCCGCGCCGTGCTTGTCTCGCCCGACGGCCAGATATTGCGGGGCCAGACCGGGGCTCAGCGCCGGAACCTGCCCCTCGCGGGCCGCCGCAGCCAGCGCCCGCTCCCGCTGGGCCGCCAGTTCGGCGCGGGCATGACGCGCATCCGCCTCATGCAGCCGGGCCGCGCGGCGCCAGTGGCGCTGGCCGAACCAGGTCGCGACACCTCCGGCGATGACCCCGAACATGGCGACGACGATGATGACAACGAACAGCGGCAGCGAGACGCCGAGCGCCGGGTCGCTGGAGTTGAACGGATCGAACGACAGCGTGACGATGTGGCGGTTCGCAACCGCGAACACAACGAACAGGATCGCAAGCGGCAGGATCACCAGGACGTTGAAAATTTTCCGGAGCATGGCGTCCTCGCGACAGATTCTCACTCAAGGCAGCGCGACGAAATGTGAGCGACCGCTCTTTGGAATCGTTACAGCCCGCCGGATCAGGTCGCCGCGGCTGGGTCCCCCGCCTCGTCGCGGTTGAGCCGCTCGCGCATTTCCTTGCCGGTCTTGAAGAACGGCACGCTCTTCTGCTCGACAGGAACATGCGCGCCAGTGCGCGGATTGCGGCCTGCGCGCGCAGGACGGTGCTTTACCGAAAAAGCCCCGAAACCACGCAGTTCTACGCGATCGCCACGTGCGAGCGCTGCAACGATTTCGTCGAGAATTGCGTTCACGATGTTCTCGACATCCCGCTGATAGAGGTGCGGGTTATGCTCGGCGATGCGCTGAACGAGTTCGGATTTGATCATTGAGTACTGGGCCCGTGACGTGCGGTTAGACATTTCCTTGAAAAAGCCTTGAACTGTCAAGTCGCTAATTCAAAGTGTGACAAGGCTAAATCGCGTGACAAACGCCGGAATTCGTTGTTGGTCCCGCCACCGCAATGCGGTGAAGAACGACTGAAACCGGATTCATCACGGTCAATTCGCCGGAGATGGATGCCACAGCGCAAGCATGCCATCGAGACCGAAGCGGTCGACGGCCTGACTGACGCCGGACTGCTCGAACTGCCGCGAAAGCGCCCCCAGCCCCATCGCATCGAGAGCGACGGATGCGGTCGCCCGCAGGAAAGTCATGTCGCCGAAGCGCGGAGAGAGCTTGAAATCCTTCACCGGCACGCCCGCGCCAACTTTCTTTTGCGCGACCAGCCACGCCACGGCGGTTTTCTCGTCGCCAAGCTGATCGACCAGCTTGAGACCCACCGCCTGACGGCCGGTGAACACGCGGCCATCCGCCACGGTCTGTAACGTTGCGTCATCCATGCCGCGGCGATCCTTCACAAGACCGCGAAACCAAGCGTAGGAATCCTTCACCAGCGCATCGAGCGCGGCGCGCGCCTCGGGGCTGGTGGGCTCGTAACCGTTCGGCGCCGCCTTGAGCGGCGACGACTTCACTTCCTCGACCTTGACGCCGACGGTCTTGAGCAGGTCCGTCACATTCGGAATCTGGAACAGGACGCCGATCGAACCGACCAGCGAGGTTTGCTGGGCGATGATCTGGTCCGATGCCAGTGCGGCGATATATCCGCCCGACGCGGCGAGACCTTCCACCACCACGACCAGCGGCTTCTTCGCCTTGAGGCGGGTCAGCGCGTCAAAGAGCTGTTCTGAACCGGCCGTCGTGCCGCCGGGTGAGTTGATGTGGACGATGACCGCCACCGCGGATGAATTCTCCAGCCGCTCCAGCGCTTCGACGCGTGTCTGATCGCTGCGGATCAAGCCGTCGATCTTCACCCGCGCGATCGCATTCGATCCGGTGACTGCGGTGCGCGCCGACGGCGACATGAATGCCGCAATCGCAACCACCGCGGCAATGACGCCCAGTGCCGCCACCACCCGCCAGAACGTCAGCTTGCGGCGAATACGGCGGCGATCAACGATCACATCGGAATCGAGCGACATGGATTTTCTCCTCAAGCATCAGATACTTTGCAACGACCATGAAGATCGTTGCTCTGAAAAGTTATCCCGCGCTTTTGCGGGTGCAGC is from Afipia massiliensis and encodes:
- the trpB gene encoding tryptophan synthase subunit beta gives rise to the protein MNLPLPNSFRTGPDERGHFGIFGGRYVAETLMPLILDLEKAYADAKADPSFQKEMNGYLKDYVGRPSPLYFAERLTEHLGGAKIYFKREELNHTGSHKVNNVLGQIMVARRMGKKRIIAETGAGQHGVATATLCARFGLECIVYMGAVDVERQQPNVIRMEMLGAKVVPVQVGARTLKDAMNEAMRDWVTNVADTFYCIGTVAGPHPYPMMVRDFQSIIGTETRAQMQEAEGRLPDSLVACIGGGSNAMGLFHPFLDDPGIEIFGVEAAGHGLTNLHAASIAGGRPGVLHGNRTYLLMDDDGQIQEGHSISAGLDYPGIGPEHSWLHETGRVTYLSATDEEALAAFQMLSRLEGIIPALEPAHAIAKVMELAPKRPKDHLMVVNLSGRGDKDVPQVGDILKGKKK
- the sppA gene encoding signal peptide peptidase SppA codes for the protein MSLDSDVIVDRRRIRRKLTFWRVVAALGVIAAVVAIAAFMSPSARTAVTGSNAIARVKIDGLIRSDQTRVEALERLENSSAVAVIVHINSPGGTTAGSEQLFDALTRLKAKKPLVVVVEGLAASGGYIAALASDQIIAQQTSLVGSIGVLFQIPNVTDLLKTVGVKVEEVKSSPLKAAPNGYEPTSPEARAALDALVKDSYAWFRGLVKDRRGMDDATLQTVADGRVFTGRQAVGLKLVDQLGDEKTAVAWLVAQKKVGAGVPVKDFKLSPRFGDMTFLRATASVALDAMGLGALSRQFEQSGVSQAVDRFGLDGMLALWHPSPAN
- a CDS encoding lipopolysaccharide assembly protein LapA domain-containing protein — protein: MLRKIFNVLVILPLAILFVVFAVANRHIVTLSFDPFNSSDPALGVSLPLFVVIIVVAMFGVIAGGVATWFGQRHWRRAARLHEADARHARAELAAQRERALAAAAREGQVPALSPGLAPQYLAVGRDKHGAAL
- a CDS encoding phosphoribosylanthranilate isomerase is translated as MALAVKICGLSTRETLEVALDAGADMVGFVFFEASPRHVTLGTARELGGLVKGRAIKVVLTVDADDATLENCIDAVQPGLLQLHGSESVARVRDIKQKFGLPVMKVLSVATAADLAGLPGYAAVADRILFDARAPKDATRPGGLGVPFDWHLLENIKLTIPFMVGGGLNAGNIAEAIRVTRAGGVDVSSGVESAPGVKDPEMIRTFIRAAREAAGATASSKIASSV
- a CDS encoding integration host factor subunit beta, with protein sequence MIKSELVQRIAEHNPHLYQRDVENIVNAILDEIVAALARGDRVELRGFGAFSVKHRPARAGRNPRTGAHVPVEQKSVPFFKTGKEMRERLNRDEAGDPAAAT